The following are encoded together in the Micromonospora lupini genome:
- a CDS encoding glycosyltransferase, with protein MSSDAVVLDVVVPAYNEALRLPDTLILLRAALADLGVPCRVTVVDNASTDGTAEVVTGAPSGPVPVRLLWCAEPGKGFAVRTGVLASDARYVGFCDADLATAPDTLGQVLSLLVEGVDAVVGSRAHPESVVQERHSLLRRWGAVAFRGAVRQVVRGVGETQCGFKFFRNDVARRSFAPLRCGGFAFDVEVLGRAERAGARLVEIPVNWVDVPGSRFSPARHGWQSFVDVAKISWRLRRADVIPAMPLPVVALPVGTDVTGGAATVGLRP; from the coding sequence GTGTCGTCAGATGCGGTCGTACTCGACGTCGTGGTGCCCGCGTACAACGAGGCACTGCGGCTGCCCGACACCCTGATCCTGCTCCGGGCGGCGCTGGCCGACCTCGGTGTGCCCTGTCGGGTCACAGTTGTCGACAACGCCAGCACCGACGGAACCGCCGAGGTGGTGACGGGTGCGCCGTCCGGCCCGGTCCCCGTCCGGCTGCTCTGGTGCGCCGAACCGGGTAAGGGCTTCGCGGTACGCACAGGTGTGCTGGCGAGCGACGCGCGCTACGTCGGCTTCTGTGACGCGGACCTGGCCACCGCGCCGGACACCCTCGGCCAGGTGCTCAGTCTCCTGGTCGAGGGCGTCGACGCGGTGGTCGGTTCGCGCGCCCACCCCGAGTCGGTGGTGCAGGAGCGGCACAGCCTGCTCCGGCGCTGGGGTGCGGTGGCGTTCCGTGGCGCCGTCCGGCAGGTGGTCCGCGGCGTGGGCGAGACGCAGTGCGGCTTCAAGTTCTTCCGCAACGACGTCGCGCGGCGGTCGTTCGCACCCCTTCGGTGCGGCGGGTTCGCGTTCGACGTCGAGGTGCTGGGCCGCGCCGAACGGGCGGGCGCCCGGTTGGTGGAGATCCCCGTCAACTGGGTGGACGTGCCCGGCTCACGCTTCTCCCCGGCCCGCCACGGCTGGCAGAGCTTCGTGGACGTCGCGAAGATCAGTTGGCGGCTGCGCCGGGCCGATGTCATCCCCGCGATGCCGCTGCCGGTCGTCGCCCTGCCGGTCGGCACGGACGTGACCGGGGGCGCTGCCACCGTTGGATTGCGGCCGTGA
- a CDS encoding PRC-barrel domain-containing protein translates to MQPSIFDPWAWRDPSVLAGGYTQTTPSATPPDGPDGAHDGPDAPGPGTQVDLVGYHVQASDGRIGTIDEASDDADAGHLVVDTGPWILGQKVLLPAGTVERVDHLDRVVHVDRTRQEIKDAPSYDPESADPEYRDRVGRYYTDRHLPPQQRHPG, encoded by the coding sequence GTGCAACCCTCGATCTTCGATCCCTGGGCCTGGCGAGACCCTTCCGTCCTGGCCGGTGGATACACACAGACCACCCCCTCGGCCACCCCACCGGACGGCCCGGACGGCGCGCACGACGGCCCCGACGCTCCTGGTCCCGGCACTCAGGTGGACCTGGTCGGCTACCACGTGCAGGCGAGCGACGGGCGCATCGGCACGATCGACGAGGCGAGCGACGACGCGGACGCCGGACACCTGGTGGTGGACACCGGGCCGTGGATCCTCGGTCAGAAGGTGCTGCTGCCGGCCGGCACCGTGGAACGGGTCGACCACCTGGACCGTGTCGTCCACGTCGACCGGACCCGGCAGGAGATCAAGGACGCCCCGTCGTACGACCCGGAGTCGGCCGACCCGGAGTACCGGGACCGCGTCGGCAGGTACTACACGGATCGTCACCTGCCACCCCAGCAGCGACACCCCGGGTAA
- the nudC gene encoding NAD(+) diphosphatase — MDAAERVLAYGGGWLDRAGALRTDPARLDALLTEPTTVVLPLWRDRCLVDGDGPVRLTGDRASLVRTAADEIVFLGLDGDVAVFAVDLSGLGEATAVEMAGAARAVDVRALVGRLDPAGAAVQAYARGLLHWHRQQRYCGTCGAAAVAGGGGHVRTCSGAECGRLLFPRIEPAIIVLVEAPGSPERCLLARHAGAAEDSYSTLAGFVEVGESLEDAVRREMAEEAGITVTDVTYHGSQAWPFPAGLMVGFRATATSDEVRVDGVELLEARWFTRAELRERVAAGRRLGRVDSIDHHLLGRWLTAG, encoded by the coding sequence GTGGACGCTGCGGAGCGGGTGTTGGCGTACGGCGGCGGTTGGCTGGACCGGGCGGGCGCGCTGCGAACCGATCCGGCTCGGCTGGACGCGCTGCTTACCGAGCCGACGACTGTGGTGTTGCCGCTGTGGCGGGACCGGTGCCTTGTCGACGGGGACGGTCCGGTCCGGTTGACCGGCGACCGCGCGTCGCTCGTCCGGACCGCCGCCGACGAGATCGTCTTCCTGGGGCTCGACGGGGACGTCGCGGTGTTCGCCGTCGACCTCTCCGGGCTCGGCGAGGCCACCGCCGTCGAGATGGCGGGCGCGGCGCGGGCCGTCGACGTTCGGGCCCTGGTCGGGCGCCTCGACCCGGCCGGCGCGGCGGTCCAGGCGTACGCCCGGGGGTTGCTGCACTGGCACCGGCAGCAGCGTTACTGCGGCACCTGCGGCGCGGCGGCCGTCGCCGGCGGTGGCGGGCATGTGCGGACCTGTTCCGGCGCGGAGTGTGGTCGGCTGCTGTTCCCCCGGATCGAACCGGCGATCATCGTCCTGGTCGAGGCGCCCGGCTCGCCGGAGCGCTGCCTGCTGGCCCGGCACGCGGGTGCCGCGGAGGACTCCTACTCGACGCTTGCGGGCTTCGTCGAGGTCGGCGAGAGCCTGGAGGACGCGGTCCGTCGGGAGATGGCCGAGGAGGCGGGGATCACCGTCACGGACGTGACCTACCACGGGTCGCAGGCGTGGCCGTTCCCCGCCGGGCTGATGGTGGGCTTCCGGGCCACCGCGACGTCCGACGAGGTACGCGTGGACGGTGTGGAGCTGCTGGAGGCGCGCTGGTTCACCCGGGCGGAGCTGCGGGAGCGGGTCGCGGCAGGTCGTCGGCTCGGTCGGGTCGACTCGATCGATCACCACCTGCTGGGTCGATGGCTGACGGCAGGCTGA
- a CDS encoding SCO4848 family membrane protein produces the protein MVLSRGWALFLVGVGIWTWVIWPRFAVAIWQDPRSWASGTVADGAATSFLWVHALLIAASLAIGTTVGVLGIRAWFAARRRQAS, from the coding sequence ATGGTGCTGTCGCGAGGGTGGGCGCTCTTCCTGGTCGGAGTCGGTATCTGGACCTGGGTGATCTGGCCGAGGTTCGCCGTCGCGATCTGGCAGGACCCGCGATCCTGGGCCTCCGGCACCGTGGCCGACGGCGCCGCCACCAGCTTCCTGTGGGTGCACGCCCTGCTGATCGCCGCGTCGCTGGCCATTGGGACCACAGTCGGTGTGCTCGGCATCCGAGCCTGGTTCGCCGCCCGTCGGCGGCAGGCGTCCTGA
- a CDS encoding glycosyltransferase family 4 protein, whose protein sequence is MSVGHSPAAAAPTTDAVVAGRRIAVLNWKDPWHPDAGGAEVYAWQVARDLVTAGAEVTFVTARPDGQSGDETRDGIRIVRVGGRWSIYPRVLGWLARRRRQFDAVVDCQNGIPFFSPAVLPADVPVVCVIHHVHDRQFRLYFGPLVGRFGAWLEGPVARRVYRRGVTLAVSPSTAVAVRDRLRWAGPVVVVPNGADAVTPPVVDGGVRDARPRVVCVGRVTRHKRVDLVLDAVDQLRTQRPDLRLDVVGGGPDVATIRRQVAERGLADVVTVHGHLPSADRDALLASAWLHVSGSWGEGWGLVVVEAAAAGLPTLAFDVDGLRDAVRPGRTGWLVGEGDDPAGGLAVGLDRALDTLAAPGEAERMAAECRQWSGAFRWADTGQRVRAVLGDLLAPRRVPWAARNASLLVRTDQPESLLARVAPLLPYTRHVATGEHGLWILVPAAAPAAVRQVLVEAGVDPAHISERDAGGDELLTGVPVRQC, encoded by the coding sequence GTGAGTGTCGGACACTCTCCGGCGGCCGCGGCTCCCACCACCGACGCGGTGGTCGCGGGTCGACGGATCGCCGTGCTCAACTGGAAGGACCCGTGGCATCCGGACGCCGGCGGCGCCGAGGTCTACGCCTGGCAGGTCGCCCGCGACCTGGTGACCGCCGGCGCGGAGGTCACCTTCGTCACCGCGCGGCCGGACGGCCAGTCAGGCGACGAGACCCGCGACGGCATCCGGATCGTCCGGGTCGGTGGGCGGTGGAGCATCTACCCCCGGGTGCTGGGCTGGCTCGCACGACGACGCCGTCAGTTCGACGCCGTCGTGGACTGCCAGAACGGCATACCGTTCTTCAGCCCGGCGGTCCTGCCGGCGGACGTGCCTGTGGTCTGCGTAATCCATCACGTGCACGACCGCCAGTTCCGGCTCTACTTCGGCCCGCTCGTCGGTCGCTTCGGAGCGTGGTTGGAGGGGCCGGTCGCCCGACGGGTCTACCGCCGGGGGGTGACGCTCGCCGTCTCACCGTCGACGGCAGTGGCCGTCCGGGACCGGCTCCGCTGGGCCGGCCCGGTGGTGGTCGTACCCAACGGTGCGGACGCGGTGACACCGCCGGTCGTCGACGGCGGAGTCCGCGACGCGCGACCCCGTGTGGTCTGCGTCGGCCGGGTGACCCGACACAAGCGGGTGGATCTGGTGCTCGACGCCGTCGACCAGCTCCGGACGCAGCGACCCGACCTGCGCCTGGACGTCGTCGGTGGCGGGCCGGACGTGGCGACGATCCGTCGGCAGGTCGCCGAGCGTGGGCTCGCCGACGTCGTCACGGTGCACGGTCACCTGCCCTCCGCCGACCGGGACGCGCTGCTGGCCAGCGCGTGGTTGCACGTCTCCGGCTCGTGGGGCGAAGGCTGGGGTCTGGTGGTGGTGGAGGCCGCCGCCGCCGGGCTGCCCACGCTCGCCTTCGACGTCGACGGGTTGCGGGACGCCGTACGGCCGGGCCGGACCGGATGGCTGGTCGGCGAGGGCGACGACCCGGCGGGCGGTCTGGCCGTCGGCCTCGACCGGGCACTGGACACCCTCGCGGCGCCGGGCGAGGCCGAACGGATGGCGGCCGAGTGTCGACAGTGGAGCGGTGCGTTCCGCTGGGCCGACACCGGCCAGCGGGTTCGCGCGGTCCTCGGTGACCTGCTCGCGCCGCGCCGGGTGCCGTGGGCGGCGCGCAACGCGTCGCTCCTGGTCCGGACGGACCAGCCGGAGAGCCTCCTCGCCCGGGTGGCCCCCCTCCTGCCGTACACCAGGCACGTGGCGACCGGCGAGCACGGCCTGTGGATCCTGGTGCCGGCCGCCGCCCCGGCGGCGGTCCGGCAGGTGCTCGTCGAGGCGGGCGTCGACCCTGCGCACATCAGCGAGCGGGACGCCGGCGGTGACGAACTGCTCACCGGAGTTCCGGTACGGCAGTGCTGA
- a CDS encoding YciI family protein, protein MKYMLLFMSPANDGEAGNGCTFEDWVRYDREMKDAGIWVSGHPLQDLTTCTTVQVGPDGERTITDGPFAETREVLGGYDIIDVPNLDVALEWAARSPGAVASGSVQVRPVAEIEVEV, encoded by the coding sequence ATGAAGTACATGCTGCTGTTCATGAGCCCCGCGAACGACGGCGAGGCCGGCAACGGGTGCACCTTCGAGGACTGGGTCCGCTACGACCGGGAGATGAAGGACGCCGGGATCTGGGTCTCCGGGCACCCCTTGCAGGACCTGACCACCTGTACGACGGTGCAGGTGGGCCCGGACGGCGAACGCACGATCACCGACGGGCCGTTCGCCGAGACCCGCGAGGTGCTCGGCGGGTACGACATCATCGACGTGCCGAACCTCGACGTCGCGCTGGAGTGGGCGGCCCGCAGCCCGGGCGCCGTCGCCAGCGGGTCGGTGCAGGTACGCCCGGTCGCCGAGATCGAGGTCGAGGTCTGA
- a CDS encoding low temperature requirement protein A, which translates to MRMIRPVPVDVAHRTTMFEIFFDLVFVFALTRVIAFMAQPPSALTLAQGLLLLLLLIYSWGPYLWLGNLVRADVGPVRAATLLAMAAIFVAALVLPDAWRQGPGLFDPPLTLAFAYLVTRAVQLVVLLWASADDPPLRSTLRFFVVPVTAAWLPLVVGALLGGIAQTVLWTVAFLVDIGGSRVASAYRPWPLRSLDHFTERFGLVLIIALGEALIAAGTGPRTMAPTGAGLVAALLGLVVTVCLWWLYFDRLAPAARNSVLLVPPERRSHVAGDAYGLAHAPLIIGAIYVALGIEQVLGQLTEEASHTARLSWPSATALCGGATIYLLGRLVFRRLTLRAVHPGQGIAALLPLLLLPVGRSLPALAELALLTLLLIAVTWYERRVDSRDEPVETARSARP; encoded by the coding sequence ATGAGGATGATTCGTCCGGTCCCGGTGGATGTCGCGCACCGGACGACGATGTTCGAAATCTTCTTCGACCTGGTCTTCGTGTTCGCGCTCACCCGTGTCATCGCGTTCATGGCGCAGCCGCCGAGCGCGCTCACTCTGGCCCAGGGACTGCTCCTCCTCCTGCTGTTGATCTACTCCTGGGGCCCGTACCTCTGGCTGGGGAACCTGGTCCGCGCGGACGTCGGCCCGGTCCGCGCGGCCACGCTGCTGGCGATGGCCGCGATATTCGTGGCCGCTCTGGTGCTGCCGGACGCCTGGCGGCAGGGTCCGGGGCTCTTCGACCCGCCGCTCACCCTCGCGTTTGCCTACCTGGTCACCCGGGCGGTGCAGCTCGTGGTGCTCCTCTGGGCGAGCGCCGACGATCCGCCGCTGCGCTCGACCCTGCGGTTCTTCGTCGTGCCGGTCACCGCGGCCTGGCTTCCGCTCGTCGTCGGCGCGCTGCTCGGGGGCATCGCCCAGACGGTGCTCTGGACTGTGGCGTTCCTGGTGGACATCGGTGGCTCCCGCGTCGCCTCCGCCTACCGCCCGTGGCCGCTGCGCAGCCTGGACCACTTCACCGAACGGTTCGGGCTGGTGCTCATCATCGCGCTCGGCGAGGCGTTGATCGCCGCCGGCACCGGGCCGAGGACGATGGCACCGACCGGGGCCGGCCTGGTCGCGGCGCTGCTCGGGCTCGTCGTCACGGTATGCCTCTGGTGGCTCTACTTCGACAGGCTGGCGCCGGCCGCTCGGAATTCAGTGCTGCTGGTGCCGCCGGAGCGGCGGTCCCACGTGGCCGGCGACGCGTACGGCCTCGCGCACGCCCCTTTGATCATCGGCGCCATCTATGTCGCGCTCGGCATCGAGCAGGTGCTCGGCCAGCTCACCGAGGAGGCGTCGCACACCGCCCGGTTGAGCTGGCCCTCCGCCACCGCCCTCTGCGGGGGCGCCACCATCTACCTGCTCGGAAGGCTGGTCTTCCGCCGGCTCACCCTCCGTGCCGTACACCCGGGGCAGGGTATCGCCGCGCTGCTGCCGCTGCTCCTGCTGCCGGTCGGGCGATCACTGCCCGCGCTGGCCGAGTTGGCCCTGCTCACCCTGCTGCTGATCGCCGTAACCTGGTATGAGCGGCGGGTCGACAGCCGTGACGAGCCGGTCGAAACGGCGCGATCGGCACGTCCCTGA
- the trpS gene encoding tryptophan--tRNA ligase: protein MSIARMLTGDRPTGRLHLGHYVGSIANRVRLHQRYESFFIIADLHMLTTRNRREDIDQVSGNAREMVTDILAAGVDPTRATFYLQSAIPEVGDLNTLLQNLVTVPRLERVPSLKDMARDAGKEEMPYGLLGYPVLQAADILCVKGEVVPVGRDNAAHVEVTREIARRFNHLYGQVFPVPELIPADTPSLVGTDGTAKMSKSRGNTIALSDDAATVRRKVRGMYTDPNRVRADVPGTVEGNPVFAYHEVFNPDRAEVADLADRYRAGQVGDVEVKERLVVALETFLAPIRERRAAIEADRGLVDRLIVEGTERTRQEVRQTLAEVRRAMGLTGTYQQVRRRAERSRRRTEASA, encoded by the coding sequence ATGTCCATCGCACGCATGCTCACAGGCGACCGGCCCACCGGCCGCCTGCACCTCGGCCACTACGTCGGCAGCATCGCCAACCGGGTGCGGCTGCACCAGCGCTACGAGAGCTTCTTCATCATCGCCGACCTGCACATGCTGACCACCCGTAACCGCCGGGAGGACATCGATCAGGTCTCCGGTAACGCCCGCGAGATGGTGACCGACATCCTCGCCGCCGGCGTCGACCCGACGCGTGCCACGTTCTACCTCCAGTCGGCCATTCCGGAGGTCGGCGACCTCAACACCCTCCTGCAGAACCTGGTGACAGTGCCTCGGTTGGAACGGGTGCCCTCGTTGAAGGACATGGCCCGTGACGCGGGCAAGGAGGAGATGCCGTACGGGCTGCTGGGTTATCCGGTGCTCCAGGCCGCCGACATCCTGTGCGTGAAGGGGGAGGTGGTCCCGGTCGGCCGGGACAACGCCGCCCACGTGGAGGTGACCCGGGAGATCGCCCGCCGCTTCAACCACCTGTACGGGCAGGTCTTCCCGGTGCCCGAGCTGATCCCGGCGGACACGCCCAGTCTGGTGGGCACCGACGGCACCGCCAAGATGAGCAAGAGTCGGGGCAACACGATCGCGTTGTCCGACGACGCGGCCACCGTGCGCCGCAAGGTGCGCGGGATGTACACCGACCCGAACCGGGTGCGGGCCGACGTGCCGGGGACCGTGGAGGGCAACCCGGTCTTCGCGTACCACGAGGTGTTCAACCCGGACCGTGCCGAGGTCGCCGACCTGGCCGATCGTTACCGCGCCGGGCAGGTGGGTGACGTGGAGGTCAAGGAGCGGCTCGTCGTCGCGCTGGAGACGTTCCTGGCGCCGATCCGGGAGCGCCGGGCCGCGATCGAGGCCGACCGGGGGCTCGTCGACCGGCTGATCGTCGAGGGCACCGAGCGGACCCGGCAGGAGGTGCGCCAGACCCTGGCGGAGGTACGCCGGGCCATGGGGCTGACCGGGACGTACCAGCAGGTGCGGCGGCGGGCCGAGCGGAGCCGGCGGCGGACGGAGGCGTCGGCCTGA
- a CDS encoding cyclase family protein: MPTQDDVLGYFDTLSNWGRWGDDDELGTLNHITDDVRLAAARAVRHGRSVSCAWEVGVPEEMERSTTSCPCAAEMPGAENMPVAAFHADRRWGFSTERLGMTFHGNTITHIDSPCHLFWDGTMYNGRSHSLVDAGTGSAWAAVTAAANGIVTRGVLLDVAGVRDVPWLEPGQGVFPEDLEEAERRQGVRVRPGDAVLLRTGYGRFRHESGVASGFTQAGWHASCLPWLHGRGVALIGADTPQDVQPSGYDDVLMPVHAVSLVAMGLWLLDNCDLEACVTTAAELGQWDFQLAVAPVRFAGTSGSPVNPIATF; the protein is encoded by the coding sequence ATGCCGACTCAGGACGACGTGCTCGGATACTTCGACACGCTGTCGAACTGGGGGCGGTGGGGCGACGACGACGAGCTCGGCACCCTTAACCACATCACCGACGACGTGCGGCTGGCGGCGGCGCGGGCCGTGCGCCACGGCAGGAGCGTGTCCTGTGCGTGGGAGGTCGGTGTACCGGAGGAGATGGAGCGGTCGACCACGTCGTGCCCGTGTGCCGCCGAGATGCCGGGCGCGGAGAACATGCCGGTGGCCGCCTTCCACGCGGACCGGCGGTGGGGCTTCTCGACGGAACGCCTCGGTATGACCTTCCACGGCAACACCATCACCCACATCGACTCGCCGTGCCACCTCTTCTGGGACGGCACGATGTACAACGGCCGGTCGCACTCCCTGGTGGACGCCGGAACGGGATCCGCGTGGGCGGCCGTCACCGCGGCGGCGAACGGGATCGTCACGCGTGGTGTCCTGCTGGACGTCGCGGGGGTCCGGGATGTGCCGTGGCTGGAACCGGGCCAGGGTGTCTTTCCCGAGGATCTCGAGGAGGCCGAGCGTCGCCAGGGGGTCCGGGTGCGACCGGGCGACGCGGTGCTTCTGCGCACCGGCTACGGTCGATTCCGGCACGAATCCGGTGTGGCAAGCGGTTTCACGCAGGCCGGCTGGCACGCGTCCTGCCTGCCGTGGCTGCACGGACGCGGGGTGGCGCTGATCGGCGCCGACACTCCGCAGGACGTCCAGCCGTCGGGGTACGACGACGTGTTGATGCCTGTGCACGCCGTGAGCCTCGTCGCGATGGGGCTGTGGCTGCTCGACAACTGCGACCTGGAGGCGTGCGTGACAACGGCCGCCGAGCTGGGCCAGTGGGACTTCCAGCTCGCGGTCGCGCCGGTCCGCTTCGCCGGCACGTCCGGCAGCCCGGTCAACCCCATCGCCACCTTCTGA
- a CDS encoding polysaccharide biosynthesis protein, whose amino-acid sequence MTETTAGPGAGRLSAAGAAVAGAAMVTNGLAYLLPMLGARHLAAEGLSVLATVAALVAIAGVAGVGLQMAVAVHRARHPGAPTSRVTLVTTAVSAGAVVVAAPLLMTALRLSLAVVALVAGTTVAVVLAARWLGELQGEQRFLRLAWAMGVVAAGRYGGMIVALVLGAGVVDTLVAGMVTAYLVLPALVWIARPARRATPGGDPAIGAALRIRQVTSAGTAALAMLAVSYADLIFARQLLSPADSGAYAVGTVLTKGALWAPQVIVVLALPRLAVGDNRVRTAVLAIVAACGAVLVAASALAGGLAFRLVGGADYASLGRYAPFFAATGALYALVFAVVNAKIAAGARWPSAPLWVAAVVLAVVTMAVAPRTFQGIMWCALGTAAATALVMILSLPSAIDPAGGDRSSRPDRADDLPRPAPAAPPG is encoded by the coding sequence ATGACAGAGACGACGGCCGGCCCCGGCGCGGGCCGCCTTTCCGCGGCGGGCGCGGCGGTGGCAGGTGCCGCGATGGTGACGAACGGGCTGGCCTACCTGCTCCCGATGCTCGGCGCCCGGCACCTGGCGGCCGAGGGACTGAGTGTCCTGGCCACGGTCGCGGCCCTCGTCGCGATCGCCGGCGTCGCGGGCGTCGGCCTGCAGATGGCTGTCGCGGTGCACCGGGCCCGCCATCCCGGCGCGCCTACCAGCCGGGTCACCCTCGTCACCACAGCCGTCTCCGCTGGCGCCGTCGTCGTGGCCGCGCCGCTGCTGATGACAGCGCTCCGGCTGTCGCTGGCGGTCGTGGCGCTTGTCGCCGGCACCACGGTCGCGGTCGTCCTGGCCGCCCGCTGGCTCGGCGAGCTGCAGGGCGAGCAGCGCTTCCTGCGCCTCGCGTGGGCGATGGGCGTGGTCGCCGCAGGGCGGTACGGCGGCATGATCGTCGCGCTGGTCCTCGGCGCAGGTGTCGTCGACACCCTGGTGGCCGGCATGGTGACCGCCTACCTCGTGCTGCCCGCGCTGGTCTGGATCGCCCGACCGGCACGCCGCGCCACCCCGGGCGGGGACCCGGCCATCGGCGCCGCCCTGCGGATCCGGCAGGTGACGAGCGCCGGTACGGCCGCGCTGGCGATGCTCGCCGTGTCGTACGCCGACCTGATCTTCGCCCGCCAACTGCTGTCACCTGCCGACTCCGGCGCGTACGCCGTCGGCACCGTGCTCACCAAGGGCGCCCTGTGGGCGCCGCAGGTGATCGTGGTGCTCGCCCTTCCCCGCCTTGCCGTCGGTGACAACCGCGTCCGCACCGCAGTGCTCGCGATCGTCGCCGCCTGCGGCGCCGTGCTCGTCGCCGCCTCGGCCCTGGCCGGCGGCCTCGCGTTCCGGCTGGTGGGCGGCGCGGACTACGCCTCCCTGGGCAGGTACGCCCCGTTCTTCGCCGCCACCGGCGCGCTCTACGCGCTGGTCTTCGCGGTCGTCAACGCCAAGATCGCGGCGGGCGCGCGGTGGCCGTCCGCGCCACTGTGGGTCGCGGCGGTCGTCCTGGCCGTCGTCACCATGGCCGTCGCGCCGCGGACGTTCCAGGGGATCATGTGGTGCGCTCTCGGCACGGCCGCGGCGACAGCGCTTGTGATGATCCTCAGCCTGCCGTCAGCCATCGACCCAGCAGGTGGTGATCGATCGAGTCGACCCGACCGAGCCGACGACCTGCCGCGACCCGCTCCCGCAGCTCCGCCCGGGTGA
- a CDS encoding VanW family protein, whose translation MTLYGDKHPPADDRPTVLVTAVTWPDEPEAVTPPTATGGPDNGGRRPRRTRMLVATGVTGGVLAAVAGAGAWAYAGDVPRGTSVLGTELGGRSRGAADRELRAELDRRAAALAAPLRITVGERTAEIKPADVGLGVDVAATVAAAAEADAHPVSRLVGSRTVDPVVTIDTDRLDAALRTVLGDQVRPMTMPAITYQGTTPKVVRPKSGLAFDRQRSADAVRTGWLAGTPVTVPLVESQPTTTAEELDRLVAELAKPAVAAPVTLRTGRGSVRVPPAAIAKSLRFTADKGGRLTPAVDVKRLRAALGDSLNAIEVPPKDASMTITGGRPKVTDGRAGQQLDTATLGRDLLAVLPRSDGREVTGELKPTPPELTAEKLAGLGIKERVSTFTTRFTGGMASSRSQNIATIAKEVDGAIVLPGRTFSLNGHTGERGYAQGYRDAPVILDGKLVPGVGGGTSQFTTTLFNASYYAGLEDVEHKPHSYWFDRYPAVIESTIFWPSLDFKFRNNTDHGLLIVTSYTSSSVTVSIWSTKIYDSVKTEYGPRRNITTPKVIHLEPGPSCIPSNGINGFAQDAFRVIKKGGVVVKREKFTWRYDAEPRYVCGPKPS comes from the coding sequence GTGACCCTGTACGGCGACAAACATCCGCCCGCCGACGACCGGCCCACCGTGCTGGTCACCGCGGTCACCTGGCCGGACGAGCCGGAGGCGGTCACGCCGCCCACTGCCACCGGTGGGCCGGACAACGGCGGACGTCGTCCCCGCCGGACACGGATGCTCGTCGCGACAGGCGTCACCGGCGGCGTCCTCGCCGCCGTGGCGGGCGCCGGCGCCTGGGCGTACGCGGGTGACGTGCCCCGGGGCACCAGCGTGCTCGGCACCGAGCTGGGCGGCCGGAGCCGCGGCGCCGCCGACCGGGAGTTGCGAGCTGAGCTGGACCGGCGGGCGGCGGCCCTCGCCGCGCCACTGCGCATCACGGTCGGGGAGCGCACCGCCGAGATCAAGCCCGCCGACGTGGGACTGGGCGTCGACGTGGCGGCCACAGTTGCGGCTGCCGCCGAGGCCGACGCGCACCCGGTCAGTCGGCTGGTCGGCTCCCGGACCGTCGACCCGGTGGTCACCATCGACACCGACCGGCTGGACGCGGCCCTGCGCACGGTGCTCGGCGATCAGGTCCGTCCGATGACGATGCCGGCCATCACCTACCAGGGCACCACCCCGAAGGTCGTACGCCCCAAGTCGGGCCTCGCGTTCGACAGGCAGCGCTCCGCCGACGCCGTCCGCACCGGGTGGCTGGCCGGCACCCCGGTCACCGTGCCGCTTGTGGAGAGCCAACCGACGACCACGGCCGAGGAGCTGGACCGGCTGGTCGCCGAGCTGGCCAAGCCTGCCGTCGCCGCGCCTGTCACCCTGCGCACCGGCAGGGGCTCGGTGCGGGTGCCACCGGCGGCCATCGCGAAGAGCCTCCGGTTCACCGCCGACAAGGGCGGCAGGCTCACACCGGCGGTCGACGTCAAGCGACTGCGCGCGGCCCTCGGCGACAGCCTGAACGCGATCGAGGTGCCGCCGAAGGACGCGTCGATGACCATCACCGGCGGCCGGCCCAAGGTCACCGACGGCCGCGCCGGCCAGCAGCTCGACACCGCCACCCTGGGCCGTGACCTGTTGGCCGTGCTGCCGAGATCCGACGGGCGCGAGGTGACCGGCGAGCTGAAGCCGACACCGCCGGAGCTGACCGCGGAGAAGCTGGCAGGTCTGGGCATCAAGGAGCGGGTGTCCACCTTCACCACGCGGTTCACGGGTGGCATGGCGTCGTCGCGCAGCCAGAACATCGCCACCATCGCCAAGGAGGTGGACGGCGCGATCGTGCTGCCGGGCAGGACGTTCTCCCTGAACGGGCACACAGGCGAACGCGGCTACGCGCAGGGCTACCGGGACGCTCCGGTCATCCTGGACGGCAAGCTGGTGCCGGGCGTCGGCGGTGGCACCTCACAGTTCACCACCACCCTGTTCAACGCCTCCTACTACGCGGGCCTGGAGGACGTCGAGCACAAGCCGCACTCGTACTGGTTCGACAGGTACCCGGCAGTCATCGAGTCGACAATCTTCTGGCCGAGCCTGGACTTCAAGTTCCGCAACAACACCGACCACGGCCTGCTGATCGTCACCTCGTACACGTCGAGTTCGGTGACCGTCTCCATCTGGAGCACGAAGATCTACGACAGCGTGAAGACGGAGTACGGCCCTCGGCGCAACATCACCACGCCGAAGGTCATCCACCTGGAGCCCGGCCCGTCGTGCATTCCGAGCAACGGCATCAACGGCTTCGCCCAGGACGCGTTCCGCGTCATCAAGAAGGGCGGCGTGGTCGTCAAGCGGGAGAAGTTCACCTGGCGCTACGACGCGGAGCCCCGCTACGTCTGCGGCCCCAAGCCCTCCTGA